A DNA window from Altererythrobacter sp. B11 contains the following coding sequences:
- the mrdA gene encoding penicillin-binding protein 2: MAGFKFTSSSLAQSFDRRSFVVGGIQGGIGLLLAARMGYIAVAENEKYEMEAESNRVNLSLIPPRRGWILDRNGAPLASNRADFRIDIIPDRLSDPDATVAELTQLLRFSPAERQDLHDRLEKSAGFQPVPVASGLDYETFAAVSVRLPDLHGVVPQRGFSRYYPTGPAVGHLIGFVGPASKEEYEADPSPLLVTPGFKIGKDGLEKQFEQTLRGIPGARRVEVTASGRIVRDLETREDVQGQAIRLTIDGPLQDYAARRIGLESGSVVVIDCHTGDLLCMSSMPSFDPNSFSDGIGRVEYRMLSEDERVPLRNKVLKGLYPPGSTVKPMVAMSFLEGGLDPEETVNCAGGLRVGNRVFHCWNRRGHGAVNMAKGIYQSCDVYFYHFAQRMGMNVIAPMARRCGMQQQFPLPVTSQFYGTVPDPAWKLEKFGREWQTFDTVNATIGQGYMLANPLQLAVMASRLATGNQIMPRLLIDGKKPRFQSMNFHGDHVHVIQQAMSDVVNGPGTAGRARLPIPDVLLAGKTGTAQVVGLNIGSGKGGIWKHRDHGLFICFAPFDNPRYACAVVIEHGGGSGAAYPIARDVMTFLFDPAKGLEALHALEKQWGGTAQERLAAQYASYAAAAGVDLPPAPPDPVAVAREVDAEARAAVQPTAVATEAVAPPPEPDAAGGTPR, encoded by the coding sequence ATGGCGGGATTCAAGTTCACCTCCAGCTCGCTCGCGCAGAGCTTCGACCGGCGCAGCTTCGTGGTCGGCGGCATACAGGGCGGCATCGGCCTGCTGCTGGCCGCACGCATGGGCTACATTGCCGTCGCGGAGAACGAGAAATATGAGATGGAGGCGGAGAGCAACCGGGTGAACCTGTCGCTCATCCCGCCCCGGCGTGGCTGGATTCTCGATCGTAACGGGGCGCCGCTGGCATCCAACCGCGCCGATTTCCGTATCGACATCATTCCCGATCGCCTGAGCGATCCCGACGCCACCGTGGCAGAGCTGACGCAACTCCTGCGCTTCAGCCCCGCCGAGCGGCAGGATCTGCACGATCGGCTGGAGAAATCCGCCGGGTTCCAACCTGTGCCCGTGGCCAGCGGCCTGGATTACGAAACCTTTGCCGCCGTCAGCGTGCGCCTGCCCGATCTCCACGGCGTGGTGCCCCAGCGCGGCTTCTCGCGCTATTATCCCACGGGCCCGGCGGTGGGCCATCTGATCGGGTTCGTCGGCCCGGCCTCGAAAGAGGAATATGAGGCCGACCCCAGTCCGCTGCTGGTGACGCCGGGCTTCAAAATCGGCAAGGACGGGCTGGAAAAGCAGTTCGAACAGACCCTTCGCGGCATCCCCGGTGCCAGGCGCGTGGAGGTGACGGCATCGGGCCGCATCGTGCGCGACCTGGAAACGCGCGAGGATGTGCAGGGCCAGGCGATCCGCCTGACCATCGACGGCCCGCTGCAGGATTACGCCGCGCGGCGCATCGGGCTGGAATCCGGCTCCGTGGTGGTGATCGATTGCCACACCGGCGATCTGCTGTGCATGTCTTCCATGCCCAGTTTCGATCCCAACAGCTTTTCCGACGGGATCGGCCGTGTGGAATATCGCATGCTGAGCGAGGACGAACGGGTTCCCCTGCGCAACAAGGTGCTGAAAGGCCTTTATCCCCCCGGCTCGACTGTGAAGCCCATGGTGGCGATGTCCTTCCTGGAAGGCGGGCTTGACCCGGAGGAGACGGTGAACTGCGCCGGCGGCCTGCGCGTGGGCAATCGCGTGTTCCACTGCTGGAACCGTCGTGGCCACGGCGCGGTGAACATGGCCAAGGGCATCTACCAGTCCTGCGACGTGTATTTCTATCACTTCGCGCAGCGGATGGGCATGAATGTAATCGCGCCGATGGCTCGGCGCTGCGGCATGCAGCAGCAGTTCCCCCTGCCGGTGACCAGCCAGTTTTACGGCACCGTGCCCGATCCTGCCTGGAAGCTGGAGAAATTCGGCCGCGAATGGCAGACCTTCGACACGGTGAATGCCACGATCGGCCAGGGCTACATGCTCGCCAATCCGCTGCAGCTGGCGGTGATGGCTTCGCGTCTCGCCACCGGCAACCAGATCATGCCGCGGCTGCTGATCGACGGCAAAAAGCCGCGTTTCCAGTCGATGAACTTCCATGGCGACCATGTGCATGTGATCCAGCAGGCGATGAGCGATGTGGTGAACGGCCCGGGCACGGCCGGCCGCGCGCGCCTGCCCATCCCCGACGTGCTGCTGGCGGGCAAGACGGGGACGGCGCAGGTCGTCGGCCTCAATATCGGCAGCGGCAAGGGCGGCATCTGGAAGCATCGCGACCACGGCCTGTTCATCTGCTTCGCCCCCTTCGACAATCCCCGCTATGCCTGCGCGGTGGTGATCGAACATGGCGGCGGCTCGGGCGCGGCCTATCCAATCGCGCGTGACGTGATGACGTTCCTGTTCGATCCGGCCAAGGGGCTGGAGGCGCTGCACGCGCTGGAGAAGCAGTGGGGGGGCACGGCGCAGGAGCGGCTGGCGGCGCAATATGCCAGCTATGCCGCTGCCGCCGGCGTCGACCTTCCCCCTGCCCCGCCCGATCCGGTGGCCGTGGCGCGCGAGGTGGATGCCGAGGCGCGAGCCGCCGTGCAGCCGACCGCAGTCGCCACCGAAGCCGTCGCACCCCCGCCCGAACCCGATGCTGCCGGAGGAACCCCGCGATGA
- a CDS encoding rod shape-determining protein MreD — translation MERLNPNARRDAFGSKINRTHSTLLAYGLPWLTILAGSLTPFLPVLSPAPIIPPLGFIIMLAWRLLRPGLLPLWAGLPLGLFDDLFSGQPLGSGILLFSLALIAIDLVEIRFPWRSFWLDWLTASAAIVIYLAVSALLSGASLTFVQLTVILPQLLLSVVLFPIVARMVSLLDRVRLMRVRRLG, via the coding sequence ATGGAGCGGCTCAATCCGAATGCCCGGCGGGATGCGTTCGGCAGCAAGATCAATCGCACGCATTCCACCCTGCTTGCCTATGGCCTGCCGTGGCTGACGATCCTTGCTGGATCGCTAACCCCCTTCCTGCCGGTTCTGTCCCCCGCGCCGATCATCCCGCCGTTGGGCTTCATCATCATGCTTGCCTGGCGCCTGCTGCGGCCCGGCCTGCTGCCGCTGTGGGCCGGGCTGCCGCTGGGCCTGTTCGACGATCTGTTCTCCGGGCAACCGCTGGGAAGCGGGATCCTGCTGTTCTCGCTGGCGCTGATCGCCATCGACCTGGTCGAGATCCGCTTCCCCTGGCGTAGCTTCTGGCTGGACTGGCTGACCGCCTCGGCCGCAATCGTAATCTATCTGGCGGTTTCGGCGCTGCTTTCCGGCGCTTCGCTCACCTTCGTGCAGCTTACGGTCATCCTGCCCCAGCTATTGCTTTCGGTCGTGCTGTTTCCCATCGTCGCCCGCATGGTTTCCCTCCTCGACCGTGTTCGCCTGATGCGCGTGCGACGCCTGGGCTGA
- the mobF gene encoding MobF family relaxase — translation MINPIRLKGKPANIARYYTVGDYYTKGSEEHSEWGGKIAAELGLEGEVDPAVFKELLAGKVGDQQLGRRRKDGNIQHHPGWDFAVNAPKSVSIMALVAGDERIIEAHEQAVGVALNYLEEHATMRHRIDGEVTEKTTGRLIWARFTEHASRELDPHLHTHVVVMNITDERDGANRVSLETRAMFAEQMAAGQVYRNELAHLLRERGYDVEFDPRRGLFEIRGVPKDLISDMSQRAEQIEAHAKEHGLIGQAARQKSFYATRGPKQKVSLQELHQRWDGRLGKHAEAVMEARADAEKIGERVIEVEAQTAARAMLFGLRQSEGKEAVNNLGRLLQTALASHVGEVRLVDIRPVIEEHQARAKLFETRHRTGDEIHTRGRTSRKTARLELALSDHLALALGDASPLASIEALRDGGLAHKLTPEQRTALLHLGRSEDRIVGVHGVAGSGKSTIIGALREAAGDGATLIALAPTSSAAAELGKKAGIEARTVASLVASGGARLDDSHVLIVDEAGQLGNRQAVRLLEISRATGARLLLVGDTRQTGAIEQGKPFWLMQRLGLPKAELREPVRQETDKMTQAVRLARLQNYDGSLAALDKVTSGESSEKLAISLVADWTRLSPADRERTNILVLENATRLIVNTKVREALKTEGAIAAEETRLSILSPSGMTDQEKHFARFYSRGQVIVFSRDNVGLGIARDAEYKVIGVGRDSGGRQTVKLVDEHGRTIEWDPRLGRASQVNVFREENRDLAAGDRIQWRLVNRELDLKNAERGTVERLEGPLATIRWDRDGRTQEVDLSRHKNWDHGYGETVYSAQSKTYDRVYVLAPVNSPLVTGQNYYTAITRARFGVKLWTEDRERLAEKLKLRSGEKSSSLQGLGRIERDSVKGRADRHSERWDRLRQEQRTEREARKDRLATQREPAGLSQPDGLAGRIVHRAQSAASFLDRWIVSLLSHDAQRDNGHEVGGPPGGAAPQPTAELQHTAAQDHGGGHDR, via the coding sequence ATGATCAATCCCATCCGCCTCAAGGGCAAACCCGCCAACATCGCCCGCTATTATACGGTCGGCGATTACTACACCAAGGGTTCCGAAGAGCATTCCGAATGGGGCGGCAAGATCGCTGCCGAACTGGGACTTGAAGGTGAGGTCGACCCCGCCGTATTCAAGGAATTACTAGCCGGCAAAGTCGGCGACCAGCAACTCGGTCGCCGCCGGAAGGACGGCAATATCCAGCATCATCCGGGGTGGGACTTCGCGGTCAACGCGCCCAAATCGGTATCTATAATGGCGCTGGTGGCCGGCGATGAGCGGATTATCGAGGCGCATGAGCAGGCGGTTGGTGTCGCACTCAATTATCTCGAGGAACACGCCACGATGCGGCATCGCATCGATGGTGAGGTCACCGAGAAGACGACCGGCCGGCTAATCTGGGCGCGCTTCACCGAGCATGCCTCGCGCGAACTTGATCCTCATCTTCACACGCACGTCGTCGTCATGAACATCACCGATGAGCGGGATGGGGCGAACAGGGTCAGTCTCGAGACGCGCGCCATGTTCGCCGAGCAGATGGCGGCCGGTCAGGTGTACCGCAATGAATTGGCACACCTGCTGCGCGAACGCGGCTACGACGTCGAGTTCGATCCCCGCCGCGGCCTATTCGAGATCAGGGGTGTTCCCAAGGACCTGATCTCAGACATGTCCCAGCGCGCCGAACAGATCGAGGCTCATGCAAAAGAGCATGGCCTGATCGGACAGGCAGCCCGGCAGAAATCCTTCTACGCCACCCGGGGACCAAAGCAGAAAGTGTCGCTCCAAGAGCTCCATCAGCGGTGGGATGGACGACTTGGCAAACATGCCGAGGCAGTGATGGAGGCGCGCGCCGACGCCGAGAAAATCGGCGAGCGCGTAATCGAGGTGGAAGCTCAGACGGCGGCACGCGCGATGCTGTTCGGCCTTCGTCAGTCGGAAGGCAAGGAAGCGGTCAACAACCTCGGCCGCTTGTTGCAGACGGCCCTAGCATCTCACGTTGGTGAAGTTCGGCTGGTCGATATCCGTCCCGTGATCGAGGAGCATCAGGCTCGCGCGAAGCTTTTCGAGACACGCCATCGCACCGGCGACGAGATCCATACCCGCGGGCGAACGTCGCGAAAGACCGCTCGCCTGGAATTGGCGCTATCCGACCATCTGGCCCTGGCTCTCGGGGACGCCAGTCCCCTCGCTTCGATCGAAGCCCTACGGGATGGCGGTCTCGCTCACAAGCTGACCCCGGAACAGCGCACGGCATTGCTCCATCTCGGCCGGAGCGAGGACCGGATCGTCGGCGTTCACGGTGTTGCCGGGTCCGGCAAGTCGACCATTATCGGTGCACTCCGGGAAGCAGCTGGCGACGGCGCGACTCTCATCGCCCTGGCTCCGACCTCGTCGGCGGCGGCTGAACTAGGCAAGAAGGCAGGCATCGAGGCCCGGACCGTGGCCAGCCTTGTTGCCAGCGGCGGAGCAAGGCTTGACGACAGCCATGTCCTGATCGTCGATGAAGCCGGACAGCTCGGCAACCGCCAGGCCGTGCGCTTGCTCGAAATCAGCAGGGCCACTGGGGCACGTCTTCTTCTAGTCGGCGATACCCGCCAGACTGGAGCGATCGAGCAAGGCAAGCCGTTTTGGCTCATGCAGCGCCTCGGCCTTCCCAAGGCCGAACTCAGGGAACCCGTCCGGCAAGAAACGGACAAGATGACGCAGGCTGTGAGGCTTGCCCGGCTACAAAATTATGACGGCTCGCTCGCCGCGTTGGACAAGGTCACGAGCGGAGAGAGCAGCGAGAAGCTCGCCATCTCTCTGGTGGCCGACTGGACCCGTCTGAGTCCGGCGGACCGCGAGAGGACGAACATTCTCGTCCTCGAGAACGCAACCCGCCTGATCGTCAACACCAAGGTCCGCGAGGCGCTCAAGACGGAAGGGGCGATTGCGGCTGAAGAGACGCGGCTCTCGATTCTGTCGCCATCCGGCATGACCGACCAGGAGAAGCATTTTGCGCGCTTCTATTCCCGGGGACAGGTCATCGTGTTCTCTCGCGACAATGTTGGTCTCGGGATCGCTCGCGATGCAGAATACAAGGTGATCGGAGTAGGGCGGGACTCCGGCGGACGCCAAACCGTCAAGCTGGTGGACGAGCATGGCCGCACGATCGAATGGGATCCCCGGCTTGGACGTGCGTCCCAGGTCAATGTGTTCAGGGAGGAGAACCGGGATCTTGCCGCAGGCGACCGCATCCAGTGGCGCTTGGTCAATCGAGAGCTGGATCTCAAGAATGCAGAGCGCGGAACGGTCGAGCGCCTGGAGGGGCCACTCGCGACCATTCGGTGGGATCGCGACGGCAGGACCCAGGAGGTAGATCTGTCCCGGCACAAGAACTGGGACCATGGCTACGGAGAGACGGTCTACTCGGCTCAGTCGAAGACTTATGACCGCGTCTATGTCCTTGCTCCGGTGAATTCACCGCTGGTCACCGGTCAAAACTATTACACCGCTATCACCCGCGCGAGGTTCGGCGTGAAGCTCTGGACCGAGGATCGGGAGCGGTTGGCCGAGAAACTGAAACTGCGCTCCGGCGAGAAATCGTCTTCGTTGCAAGGCTTGGGACGGATTGAGCGCGATAGCGTCAAGGGAAGGGCGGATCGTCACAGCGAGCGCTGGGATCGCTTGCGTCAGGAGCAGCGAACGGAGCGAGAGGCACGGAAGGACCGGCTTGCAACTCAGCGCGAGCCTGCGGGGCTGTCCCAGCCGGACGGACTGGCCGGACGTATTGTGCATCGCGCGCAATCGGCCGCGAGCTTTCTGGATCGATGGATCGTCTCCCTCCTTAGTCACGACGCGCAACGCGACAATGGACATGAGGTAGGTGGGCCTCCGGGCGGAGCAGCTCCGCAACCAACCGCCGAACTTCAGCATACGGCTGCGCAAGATCATGGAGGTGGCCATGATCGCTGA
- a CDS encoding type IV secretion system DNA-binding domain-containing protein — MSIFRHDTLGSWTRGGQAIVHNVRMTTQVFYQTFLAGLVIWIGGIIWYAFVKSSEYERFVLVKLGQATFMGDAVPGNVSPILFKTPEGKQYWTNPKALLDSGVAHKTLAAFETYLLHGAALSGLFALAMLFWAWFYFTRTGRGLGSNQFLRGARFGTVRQVRRALWRHAKGSFEIGGVNVPDAFEPEHILICGAPGTGKTNIIVKMLDGIRKRKRRAIVYDTAGTFVEKFYRPGIDVLLNPLDGRADCWSPWVDVPRDYHYDQIAESTIPDKAGDPFWAKAARGTLVAVLRKLARQERTLVSILLDTLLRSKLKDLAAFAAGTDAAAFISTEGERTSAGIQAELASVMRSFSYLDDTADGFSIRDWVANEKDDSWLFVTVKADQLPSLRPLITVWLDIAISAIMSMAPERNRRLYCVIDELPTLQRLPSLGDFLARARKYGGCGILGFQSYPQLEATYGIQDAAAITGYCSTWVALRANDTPTAKHVSENLGQVEQVEANEGMSYGVNDMRDGVNLSRMQVTRPLVMHTEVTNLPNLMGYLRFGRSLPVVRFEDSYNKVASIGEAFQERGTAPIRMVPTPSVPPTPASPTSPAKPKGAPAKRRRAAPSDPGDELPLPPPSDATGSAGTPTDDGAAFSPTGNGREGEASNPPPPLELFGKPAGFRLSQHGRHDGARNAARPA; from the coding sequence ATGAGCATCTTTCGTCACGACACGCTGGGCTCCTGGACGAGGGGCGGCCAGGCTATTGTTCACAACGTCCGCATGACCACGCAGGTCTTCTACCAGACCTTCCTTGCGGGTTTGGTGATCTGGATCGGCGGCATCATCTGGTATGCCTTCGTAAAATCCTCGGAATATGAACGCTTCGTTCTCGTGAAGCTCGGCCAGGCAACTTTCATGGGGGATGCTGTCCCCGGCAATGTCAGCCCGATCCTGTTCAAGACGCCTGAAGGCAAACAATATTGGACCAACCCCAAGGCGCTGCTAGATTCCGGTGTAGCGCACAAGACGCTGGCGGCGTTCGAAACCTACCTCCTCCATGGGGCCGCTCTGTCTGGCCTGTTCGCACTCGCCATGCTTTTCTGGGCATGGTTCTACTTCACCCGGACGGGGAGGGGCCTCGGCTCCAATCAATTCCTGCGCGGCGCGCGCTTCGGAACGGTTCGACAGGTTCGCCGAGCTTTGTGGCGGCACGCGAAGGGCAGCTTCGAAATCGGCGGCGTCAACGTCCCCGATGCCTTCGAGCCGGAGCACATCCTGATCTGCGGCGCCCCTGGGACGGGCAAGACCAACATCATCGTCAAGATGCTGGACGGGATTCGGAAGCGGAAGCGCCGCGCCATCGTCTATGACACGGCGGGCACCTTCGTAGAGAAATTCTACCGACCAGGGATCGACGTGCTGCTCAATCCGCTCGATGGACGGGCGGACTGCTGGTCTCCCTGGGTCGACGTCCCGCGGGACTATCATTACGACCAGATCGCAGAGTCCACGATCCCTGACAAAGCAGGCGATCCCTTCTGGGCGAAGGCCGCGCGTGGCACGCTGGTTGCCGTCCTGCGGAAACTGGCCCGGCAGGAACGCACCCTCGTTTCGATCCTGCTCGACACGCTGCTGCGCTCCAAGCTGAAAGACCTTGCGGCCTTCGCGGCCGGTACGGATGCAGCGGCATTCATCTCGACTGAGGGCGAGCGGACCAGTGCCGGCATCCAGGCCGAGCTTGCCTCCGTTATGCGCAGCTTCTCCTATCTCGACGATACCGCCGACGGGTTCTCGATCCGCGACTGGGTCGCCAATGAGAAAGACGACAGCTGGCTCTTCGTCACCGTGAAGGCGGACCAGCTTCCGTCACTTCGCCCCCTGATCACGGTGTGGCTCGATATAGCGATCAGCGCCATTATGAGCATGGCCCCCGAACGCAACCGCCGACTTTATTGCGTCATCGACGAACTGCCCACGCTCCAGCGACTGCCCTCGCTTGGCGATTTTCTCGCCCGCGCACGCAAATATGGCGGTTGCGGTATCCTGGGGTTTCAGAGCTACCCCCAACTCGAGGCGACTTACGGCATTCAGGATGCGGCGGCGATCACTGGTTACTGCTCCACTTGGGTGGCGCTGCGGGCCAACGACACCCCAACCGCTAAGCATGTCAGCGAGAATCTTGGTCAGGTCGAGCAGGTCGAGGCCAACGAGGGCATGTCCTATGGCGTGAACGATATGCGGGACGGTGTGAACCTCTCGCGCATGCAGGTGACGCGGCCACTCGTCATGCACACCGAGGTCACCAACCTGCCCAACCTGATGGGCTATCTGCGGTTCGGCCGCAGCCTTCCGGTGGTCCGGTTCGAGGACAGCTACAACAAAGTCGCCTCCATCGGCGAGGCGTTCCAAGAGCGGGGTACCGCGCCCATTCGGATGGTTCCAACGCCATCAGTCCCCCCGACGCCGGCGTCGCCGACATCGCCAGCCAAGCCGAAAGGTGCACCGGCGAAACGGCGGCGTGCTGCTCCCAGCGACCCCGGAGACGAATTGCCCCTGCCTCCGCCAAGCGACGCCACCGGATCGGCCGGTACGCCCACCGATGACGGGGCGGCATTTTCTCCCACTGGCAATGGCCGGGAGGGGGAAGCGAGCAACCCGCCGCCACCGCTCGAGCTGTTCGGAAAGCCGGCGGGCTTCCGCCTGAGCCAGCACGGCCGTCATGACGGCGCTCGCAACGCAGCGAGGCCGGCATGA
- a CDS encoding lytic transglycosylase domain-containing protein, whose product MIAELKWFRHMLLLAILLAATGLTEARAAPSNDHEVRIGRCIRQAADGRMWLEKTLWGLRDQEAGWIGAEIANTNGTHDLGPLQVNSFWVPTLAALVGRSRVQVRSWLIEDPCFNVQAARWIFLSGLKATGDYWHAIGVYHSPTQWRQRRYVNAVSGHLRRRFGATVFLRQASVTGSGPMFDATSKDR is encoded by the coding sequence ATGATCGCTGAACTGAAGTGGTTCCGTCATATGTTGCTTCTTGCGATCCTCCTCGCAGCAACTGGCCTCACCGAAGCCCGCGCCGCCCCTTCAAACGATCATGAGGTGCGGATCGGCCGATGCATTCGTCAAGCGGCTGATGGCCGCATGTGGCTCGAGAAGACGCTTTGGGGGCTGCGGGATCAGGAAGCCGGCTGGATCGGAGCCGAAATCGCCAACACCAACGGAACGCACGATCTCGGGCCGCTCCAGGTGAACAGCTTCTGGGTGCCAACGCTTGCCGCTTTGGTGGGGCGCTCTCGGGTTCAGGTGCGGTCGTGGCTGATTGAGGATCCCTGTTTCAACGTCCAAGCCGCCCGGTGGATATTCCTCTCGGGACTTAAGGCGACTGGCGACTATTGGCACGCGATAGGTGTCTACCACAGCCCAACCCAGTGGCGACAGCGTCGCTATGTAAACGCTGTCTCTGGGCATCTCCGCCGCCGCTTCGGCGCCACCGTATTTTTGAGGCAGGCAAGCGTTACCGGATCAGGTCCGATGTTCGACGCGACATCCAAGGATAGGTGA
- a CDS encoding DUF2493 domain-containing protein — protein MSKPTALRSVSSFADLPELYAETIATPDFVASFGDPLPLTVIEPDEEPAEHFMPDPLAAQAECGGIIAAIFDLLGDTRLDPLAPELAWGFVNSFHFVANKLEGREDRLADTIRDMARRLEPGEVFNKELEDTQLECQSVAEQRAAMEAMRDYAAAMYRAYAGRPWSPAKGSRASHVTTASQISALDFLRARSERRRDRYDPQGPVVVVSGPSDWHDWRIIWGRLDQIRTRIPHMVLVTTGQRLGVDAAAAAWAAQRGVVCIAFGLYGRGNGKAFRRNRNIAELMPVEALLCEGSGIQSSLYDLFNPEKGHRVPTHVFMRTDQEPDVPIKKKRRVIAA, from the coding sequence ATGAGCAAGCCAACGGCCTTGCGCAGCGTTAGCAGCTTTGCCGACCTGCCGGAACTCTATGCCGAAACCATCGCCACGCCCGATTTCGTGGCATCCTTCGGCGACCCCTTGCCCCTCACCGTCATCGAGCCGGACGAGGAACCGGCCGAACATTTCATGCCCGATCCGCTCGCGGCACAGGCGGAATGCGGCGGCATCATCGCCGCCATCTTCGACCTGCTAGGCGATACCCGACTGGACCCACTTGCCCCGGAACTCGCATGGGGCTTCGTCAACAGCTTCCATTTCGTCGCAAACAAGCTGGAAGGGCGCGAGGACAGGCTGGCCGATACCATTCGCGATATGGCCCGCCGTCTGGAGCCGGGCGAGGTGTTCAACAAGGAACTGGAAGACACCCAGCTTGAATGCCAGTCGGTCGCGGAACAGCGCGCCGCCATGGAAGCCATGCGCGACTATGCGGCGGCAATGTATCGTGCCTATGCCGGTCGCCCATGGTCGCCCGCAAAGGGTTCGCGCGCGTCCCATGTCACCACCGCCAGCCAGATTTCGGCGCTCGACTTCCTGCGCGCAAGGTCCGAGCGTCGCCGCGACCGATACGACCCGCAAGGCCCCGTCGTCGTCGTTTCCGGCCCTTCCGACTGGCACGATTGGCGGATTATCTGGGGACGGCTCGACCAGATCAGAACGCGCATTCCTCACATGGTGCTTGTCACCACCGGGCAGCGCCTTGGGGTCGATGCAGCCGCCGCAGCATGGGCCGCACAGCGGGGCGTGGTCTGCATCGCGTTCGGCCTCTATGGGCGCGGCAACGGCAAAGCCTTCCGGCGCAATCGCAACATTGCCGAGCTTATGCCCGTCGAGGCGTTGCTATGCGAAGGGTCGGGCATCCAGTCCAGCCTCTATGACCTGTTCAACCCGGAGAAGGGCCACCGCGTCCCGACCCATGTTTTCATGAGGACCGATCAGGAACCCGATGTGCCGATCAAAAAGAAGCGCCGCGTCATAGCGGCCTGA
- the rodA gene encoding rod shape-determining protein RodA, with amino-acid sequence MRGVALPAPLADLPWRVLLPLTLLVLFGAAVLYSAAGGSFQPFAASHVLRYGVFLVMALILSRFPRNLVQLVAYPAYAAILLLLLLVEILGAVGGGSQRWLDLGFIRLQPSELMKPGIVLALASFYHSLPAGMTGSWRALVPAGVLIALPMGLVLIQPDLGTALAIAFGGAVVMFLAGLPAKWFIGGGVAAVVAAPIAYFFGLEEYQQKRVTTFLDPESDPLGDGYHITQSKIAIGSGGLFGKGFGEGSQSHLNYLPEPHTDFVFATMAEEWGLLGGLLVLLVFGIVLRWGLTVARAAPDRFSRLLAGGITATIFFYVAINLMMVMGLAPVVGIPLPFMSHGGSSMMTNMICIGTLLMVERWTREASPGSLK; translated from the coding sequence ATGAGAGGCGTCGCCCTTCCCGCCCCGCTGGCCGATCTGCCCTGGCGCGTGCTGCTGCCGCTGACTCTGCTCGTGCTCTTCGGGGCGGCGGTGCTCTATTCGGCGGCGGGCGGTTCCTTCCAGCCCTTCGCCGCTTCGCACGTGCTGCGCTATGGCGTGTTTCTGGTGATGGCGCTGATCCTGTCGCGCTTTCCGCGCAATCTGGTCCAGCTGGTCGCCTATCCGGCTTACGCCGCGATCCTGCTGCTGCTCCTGCTGGTGGAGATCCTGGGTGCGGTGGGTGGCGGCAGCCAGCGGTGGCTGGATCTTGGCTTCATTCGCCTCCAGCCCTCCGAACTGATGAAGCCGGGGATCGTGCTGGCCCTGGCGAGCTTCTACCACTCTCTGCCCGCGGGCATGACGGGCAGCTGGCGCGCGCTGGTGCCGGCGGGCGTGCTGATCGCCCTGCCAATGGGCCTGGTGCTGATCCAGCCCGATCTGGGCACTGCGCTGGCCATCGCCTTTGGCGGCGCCGTGGTGATGTTCCTCGCCGGCTTGCCCGCCAAATGGTTCATAGGCGGGGGCGTGGCGGCAGTGGTGGCGGCGCCGATCGCCTATTTCTTCGGGCTGGAGGAATATCAGCAGAAGCGCGTGACCACATTCCTCGACCCCGAGAGCGATCCGCTGGGCGATGGCTATCACATCACCCAGTCAAAGATCGCCATCGGCTCCGGCGGCCTGTTCGGCAAGGGCTTCGGGGAAGGCTCGCAGAGCCACCTCAATTACCTGCCCGAGCCGCATACGGACTTCGTCTTCGCCACCATGGCGGAGGAATGGGGCCTGCTCGGCGGGCTGCTGGTGCTGCTGGTGTTCGGCATCGTATTGCGGTGGGGCCTCACGGTGGCGCGCGCCGCGCCCGACCGCTTCTCGCGCCTGCTGGCGGGGGGCATCACAGCCACGATCTTCTTTTACGTGGCGATCAATCTGATGATGGTGATGGGCCTCGCCCCTGTGGTGGGCATCCCCCTCCCTTTCATGAGCCACGGCGGCTCATCGATGATGACGAACATGATCTGCATCGGCACCTTGCTGATGGTGGAACGCTGGACGCGGGAGGCTTCGCCGGGTTCTTTGAAATAA
- a CDS encoding helix-turn-helix domain-containing protein, with amino-acid sequence MNSDGITQAVEPLAVRIPLAAQMLGIGKSTLYEMIAAGEIETVKIGRSTLVPTDSLRAFLARRRNSI; translated from the coding sequence ATGAATTCCGACGGAATCACCCAGGCTGTGGAACCCTTAGCGGTCCGGATCCCCTTAGCTGCGCAGATGCTCGGGATCGGCAAATCAACACTTTATGAGATGATCGCCGCCGGCGAGATTGAAACGGTCAAAATCGGCAGATCGACTCTTGTCCCGACCGATAGCCTCCGCGCGTTTCTGGCGCGACGACGGAATTCGATCTGA